In a single window of the Chionomys nivalis chromosome 11, mChiNiv1.1, whole genome shotgun sequence genome:
- the LOC130883753 gene encoding interferon alpha-12-like, which translates to MARPWAFLMTMVLMSYWSTCSLGCDLPQTHNLRNKGALTLLAQMRRLSPLSCLKDRKDFAFPLEKVDAQQIQKTQAIPVLQELTQHVLVLFSSKDSSAAWETTLLDTFCTGLHQQLKDLQTCLMQQVGVQEPPLSQEDSLVAVRKYFHRITVYLREKKHSPCAWEVVRAEVWRTLSSSAKLLARLSEEKE; encoded by the coding sequence ATGGCCAGACCCTGGGCTTTCCTGATGACCATGGTGCTGATGAGCTACTGGTCAACCTGCTCTCTGGGGTGTGACCTGCCTCAGACTCATAACCTCAGGAACAAGGGAGCCTTGACACTCCTGGCACAAATGAGGagactctcccctctctcctgcctgAAGGACAGAAAGGACTTTGCCTTCCCTCTGGAGAAGGTGGATGCCCAGCAGATCCAGAAGACTCAAGCCATCCCTGTCCTGCAGGAGCTGACCCAGCACGTCCTGGTTCTCTTCAGCTCAAAGGACTCATCTGCTGCTTGGGAGACAACCCTCCTAGACACATTCTGCACTGGCCTCCACCAGCAGCTCAAGGACCTGCAGACCTGTCTGATGCAGCAGGTGGGGGTGCAGGAACCTCCCCTGAGCCAGGAAGACTCCCTGGTGGCTGTGAGGAAATACTTCCACAGGATCACTGTCTAcctgagagagaagaaacacagcCCCTGTGCCTGGGAGGTGGTCAGAGCAGAAGTCTGGAGAACCCTGTCTTCCTCAGCCAAGTTGCTGGCAAGACTGAGTGAGGAGAAGGAATAA